The region CGTTTCGCTGGCTCATCTGAGACACAACTGTCTCGCTGATGTCAATGTTGGTTAAGTGACGGTAGCCGACATCATACAGCTGCtcgctcagctctgagttgccGCAGCCCACTACCAAAACCTGACACACAAAAGGCAAATTAGTCTTTCCTTAGCAATGCTGTAGATATCCAGACATCCTATGTGACAGCCTTAACGTCTGATTGGACATGCTTTTCTCcaataataaatagaataacTGTTTAATGAAAAGGTCAATCAGAAGAATTAACTAAATACCTTCTCCCGGGGCTTGATATATTTATGAAGCACGCCGCAGAGTGAGTTATAGTCCCCATACCATTCGAAAGCTTTTTCTCCGCGTTTGCGGAAGAAACGTTCCCAGTAGTCCGCCGAGCTGAACTCATCGGCGGTTCTGGGCAACAGACTCATTCGTGCGGGCTTGTTTGTATTTACTGCTGTATTCAGATTTTATATCTCGATGATCTAGATGCTGCTTGCTTGCCTTCCACATGCACTACATTAGCTCTAGTTAGACTGCCAACTAATAATTTCCTCCGAAGCGATTAACTGCCGGACTTCCAAATCATGAATTTGTACGTTATGTTCTGTCATAAACAGGTTAAAAACGCTTTCCCACATGTTCGGGGGTATCTACTCGGACGAATTTCCGTGACGGACGGGACCGTAGACAATGCAAGCAGTGATTGGACAGATGAAGAGGGCCGAACATTTTAACAGTTCGTTAATTGGTCAAAAGTTCGGGCTCATTCACCCTATTGGTCGAGCCTGCGTCGCAGACCGGATGTTTCAGTAGTCCGGCGAGGGGACGAAACGGTGAGGAAGGATGGCACTACCGGCAGGGAGATCCGTTGTGTTTGTCACTGGAAACGCAAAGAAATTAGAAGAGGTGAGAGTAGAAATGTTAAGGCAGCGTTTCCAGCTTCCTCGCTTTACATTAATATTAGGACATCTAAAAGAAATGGCATGTAAATATTCCGAACAGGTGGTCTGCAGTGCGAACTAGACTAAATGGTGCTGTACTGCTTTCTGAGTGAACAGGTTGTGCAGATCTTGGGTGACAGATTTCCCTACAAACTTGTTTCCAAGAAGATCGATTGTGAGTATGGGCTCCATTAGCCAGCTACCTACCCTACGTGTGTTTAcgtggttttgtgtttgtattgcgTTTATTTTGGCTGAACGGGTTTCCAGTGCCTGAATACCAAGGTGAACCTGACGACATCTCCATACAAAAGTGTCAGGAGGCAGCAAAGCAGGTTTGTCATCTACGCTGTATTTCTTAATGCTTTCTGTGCTGaaatacatttgaaacatttgctGGTTCTCTTGTAAAGGTAGAGGGGCCGGTGATTGTGGAGGAcacctgcctgtgtttcagggCATTAGGAGGGCTTCCAGGACCATACATGTAGGCAACAACCTGAATTTTACCTTTAGTTCactttattattacattatgacTGACTTGCTAATAACAAACTACAGGTTTTGATCGAACACTGTTGTTCGTATCTCTTAGTAAATGGTTTTTGGATAAACTGAAGCCTGAAGGTAAGAACTTCTCTTTGCTTGTTAAAGCATGCTTGTAAATGTGCAGAGAGTGCGAGACCATGACTTGCGTGGATCACGTTGTGTCTTCGTTGTTGTCAGGACTGTACAGGCTTCTGTCAGGCTTTGAGGACAAATCTGCTTGGGCTCTGTGCACGTTTGCTTTCTGTGCTGGTGAGCGAGAGCCTGTGCAGCTCTTCAGAGGAATCACGGAGGTCAGCGCACGCTGGACACGCACGGCACTGCTTGACTGTAATACCGCTGCAGTACACAAACATGCTGAGTGCGCGTAATACATCAGGAGAAGACTGCACAGAAAACACTTAGCATCACGTATATCACAATATACCCTGACTCTGGGTTGCTCAAAGTTGCGATTTAGAACAACATACATGAGTAATGCAGCCTTTGTAAATCGTATGAACAGGCTATAACAGGCGTGTTacaaatgagtgtgtgcatttataaCAGGCAGAGaatttttctgttatttagGGACGCATTGTAGAACCCAGGGGCCCAAGGGACTTTGGATGGGACCCTTGTTTCCAGCCCGATGGCTACGATAAAACGTGAGTGATTTGGGCTTCTTTCCCCCCCGCATTtctccactagatggcagcctTAATCTTCATAAGTGACTTCAGTGACgcttcatattaaaaaaaaaaaaaaaaaaaggcttgcgCCGTTTCCCTGTTCGTCATGCTCTTTaaagaaaagttaaaaaatgttaattgaaAAGAATAAGGAATAATCTTTTGTTGAGTAAACCTTACAGATGATTATGACTCTGATCGTAGTGGTTCATGAACAGTTGAACAAagttaataatataaattatatggCAAATATGAACCCTCATTCCAACGTCACTGACCTGAATAATATATCTGTATGTGCCGTGAGGACCGATGGATGGATATCTATAGAACTAGATCtaattattgtcattattattattattgaatgatTCCGGTGGATCATTTTAGTGAACGTATCCTCGTTTTCAGGCGTAAGAAAGATTTCTAGTTTAATTTTGTGACTGCGTTGTGATCTTTGTGACTGCAACTGATCACTTATTACCAGTTTTGCGGTGTTTACTCAATAGAATACAGGCCAATGTGAT is a window of Electrophorus electricus isolate fEleEle1 chromosome 3, fEleEle1.pri, whole genome shotgun sequence DNA encoding:
- the itpa gene encoding inosine triphosphate pyrophosphatase, whose amino-acid sequence is MALPAGRSVVFVTGNAKKLEEVVQILGDRFPYKLVSKKIDLPEYQGEPDDISIQKCQEAAKQVEGPVIVEDTCLCFRALGGLPGPYIKWFLDKLKPEGLYRLLSGFEDKSAWALCTFAFCAGEREPVQLFRGITEGRIVEPRGPRDFGWDPCFQPDGYDKTYAELPKDVKNTISHRYRALAALSEHFSQLHSAAEAKRTKRGD